From Marinobacterium sp. LSUCC0821, a single genomic window includes:
- a CDS encoding 5'-nucleotidase, lipoprotein e(P4) family, whose product MFKTKIFSAVTTSILISTLATAQFASAEEEEKFSTYALNQQMLMATVWVEASSEFKALSYQSFNLAKYRLNDFLEGHKKETPFAVIVDVDETIISNARYEAWLIADGIFHSGKRQKLWADAAIAPALPGAVEFLNYVQGHGGEVFYVTNRKDDTREGTLRNLSELNFPFSDNDHLLTKSKTSDKEDHRRSIASNFEIALLMGDNLNDFSSDFDTETFAETDAAVVKNRKLFGDRFILLPNPMYGEWESKLYEDNWRLPNSEKSKRRNEILKTWRPDSQ is encoded by the coding sequence ATGTTTAAAACTAAAATCTTCTCAGCCGTAACCACTTCAATTTTGATTTCTACTCTAGCGACTGCCCAATTCGCTTCAGCTGAAGAGGAGGAGAAGTTTTCTACTTATGCATTAAATCAGCAGATGCTTATGGCTACTGTTTGGGTTGAAGCATCAAGTGAGTTTAAGGCTCTCTCTTACCAGTCATTCAACCTAGCTAAATATCGTTTAAATGATTTTCTAGAAGGTCATAAAAAGGAGACACCTTTTGCTGTTATTGTTGATGTGGATGAAACCATTATCAGTAATGCCCGTTATGAGGCTTGGTTAATCGCAGACGGTATTTTTCACTCAGGCAAACGTCAAAAACTATGGGCAGATGCTGCTATTGCCCCCGCACTTCCTGGTGCAGTTGAGTTTCTAAACTATGTTCAGGGGCATGGTGGGGAGGTCTTCTACGTTACTAACCGAAAAGATGATACTCGTGAGGGCACTCTTCGTAATCTATCTGAACTCAATTTCCCTTTTTCGGACAATGATCATCTTCTAACAAAATCTAAAACTTCAGATAAAGAAGATCATCGAAGATCTATCGCTAGCAATTTTGAAATCGCCTTACTCATGGGTGATAACTTAAATGACTTTAGCTCAGATTTTGATACAGAAACCTTTGCAGAAACCGATGCAGCTGTGGTGAAGAACCGCAAACTCTTTGGAGACAGATTTATCCTCTTACCTAACCCCATGTATGGAGAATGGGAAAGTAAACTTTATGAGGATAATTGGCGTTTACCGAACAGCGAGAAGAGCAAA
- a CDS encoding biotin-dependent carboxyltransferase family protein, with protein MSNSTASKFRIEKALGLACIQDMGRSGYAHLGITESGAADKWSMRCANALVENDDSDAVIEITLGGFALTTTVPISIASTGAKSDLLVNGEIAEQYQTINLNSGDQVEIKSLSSGARVYLAVAGGMDTPTWFNSQSVCIREGIGAALKVGEEIALLAPKLVERKRLSNDQIPQFKRHIALGLVRGFQHYLFDWQQQQRFFTTRFNVSPHADRMGYRLTTDTPIKPPIDGIRSEGVTLGAVQLPADGCPIIMLNDHQTIGGYMKIGSICRADLSQLAQALPGTKVTLYPISLELAQRRLRHQLLRIPKTLPL; from the coding sequence GTGTCTAATTCAACTGCCTCTAAATTTAGAATTGAAAAAGCCCTTGGCCTTGCCTGCATTCAGGATATGGGGCGATCTGGCTATGCACACTTGGGAATCACTGAATCGGGTGCCGCAGATAAATGGTCTATGCGATGTGCAAATGCACTGGTCGAAAATGATGATTCTGACGCAGTTATAGAGATTACTCTCGGTGGCTTTGCCCTCACTACAACCGTGCCCATCTCTATCGCATCGACCGGTGCTAAATCTGATCTCTTAGTTAATGGTGAGATAGCGGAACAGTATCAAACAATTAACCTGAACAGTGGCGATCAGGTTGAGATTAAATCCCTATCATCTGGAGCCAGAGTCTACCTAGCCGTGGCTGGAGGAATGGACACTCCAACTTGGTTTAACAGCCAATCAGTCTGTATACGTGAAGGGATAGGTGCAGCTCTTAAAGTGGGCGAAGAGATCGCTCTACTTGCACCCAAATTAGTTGAGAGAAAGCGCCTCTCAAATGATCAGATCCCGCAGTTCAAACGCCATATCGCTCTGGGTTTAGTGAGGGGTTTTCAGCACTACCTGTTTGATTGGCAGCAGCAACAACGCTTTTTTACAACTCGATTTAATGTCTCTCCACATGCAGATCGCATGGGATACCGTTTAACGACCGATACCCCCATCAAACCGCCTATTGATGGCATTCGATCGGAAGGGGTTACTCTGGGTGCAGTGCAACTGCCAGCCGACGGCTGCCCAATCATCATGCTAAATGACCACCAAACCATTGGTGGCTATATGAAGATTGGCTCAATTTGCCGAGCTGACCTATCCCAACTGGCCCAAGCCCTACCGGGAACCAAGGTCACCCTCTATCCGATCTCTTTGGAGTTAGCTCAACGCCGTTTGCGGCATCAGCTGTTACGAATCCCGAAAACACTCCCCCTGTAG
- the pxpB gene encoding 5-oxoprolinase subunit PxpB, whose protein sequence is MIRWRFETASECAFILYIDGAIDTQLNQQLSTLSKLINERLAPVLIDAVPSYSSILLCYDITKISATDMQRALKSLQDEPLSLTSETQTKRLYFPVYYSIETGEDLERVAQKASISIEEVIEIHSSTIYSAFALGFAPGFAYLGQVDSRIATPRLATPRTRVPKGSVAIADRQTAVYPAESPGGWNLIGQCPIELFDQNRAPYSLIQPTDQVQFIAIDQNTFKALKAAPNSWNLLEGCCV, encoded by the coding sequence GTGATTCGTTGGCGTTTTGAAACGGCATCGGAGTGCGCATTTATCCTCTATATCGATGGCGCAATTGATACTCAGCTTAATCAACAGTTATCGACACTATCCAAGTTGATCAATGAAAGGCTAGCCCCGGTTCTCATCGATGCGGTGCCATCCTACAGCTCCATTCTGTTGTGTTACGACATCACTAAAATCAGTGCTACTGATATGCAACGAGCGCTGAAATCACTACAGGATGAGCCGCTATCGCTCACCTCTGAAACACAAACAAAACGACTCTACTTTCCAGTCTACTACTCGATTGAGACGGGCGAAGATCTAGAGCGGGTCGCACAGAAGGCATCTATCTCGATAGAGGAAGTGATCGAGATTCACTCATCCACAATCTATAGCGCCTTTGCTTTGGGCTTTGCCCCTGGCTTTGCCTATCTTGGCCAGGTCGATAGCCGTATTGCTACACCACGACTTGCCACACCAAGAACCCGTGTACCCAAAGGATCTGTAGCAATAGCAGACCGCCAGACAGCGGTCTACCCTGCTGAGTCACCCGGTGGCTGGAACCTTATTGGACAATGCCCTATTGAGCTCTTTGATCAAAACCGAGCACCCTATTCTCTGATCCAACCTACAGACCAGGTGCAATTTATCGCCATAGATCAGAATACATTTAAGGCACTTAAAGCTGCCCCCAACAGCTGGAATCTTCTGGAGGGGTGCTGTGTCTAA
- a CDS encoding 5-oxoprolinase subunit PxpA produces the protein MKLNADLGERVNGKLMGMDADLMPMLDQANIACGMHAGDPKTMRETILLAKATGVEIGAHPSYPDPDNFGRSSMSITPEALSETLLDQILMLLRISIEEVYPLSYVKPHGALYNDMMADLSLFETVVKVVAQIPLPLQLMILANRDHDRYREIADRHKVSLIYEAFADRAYTNDGKLVARSQANAVLNESAAVEQVKHLLSQGQIISESGKALTFPVESLCVHGDNPEALIMVARIRKEIL, from the coding sequence ATGAAATTAAATGCAGATTTAGGCGAGCGCGTTAATGGCAAGTTGATGGGGATGGATGCAGATCTGATGCCCATGCTGGACCAAGCTAATATCGCTTGTGGTATGCATGCAGGCGACCCTAAAACCATGCGCGAAACGATACTCCTTGCTAAAGCAACTGGGGTTGAAATTGGCGCTCACCCCTCTTACCCGGATCCCGACAACTTTGGCCGCTCATCCATGTCGATCACCCCTGAAGCTTTGAGCGAGACGCTGCTAGATCAAATACTCATGCTGCTTCGGATCTCGATTGAAGAGGTCTACCCATTAAGCTATGTGAAACCTCATGGGGCGCTTTACAACGACATGATGGCAGATCTTTCTCTCTTTGAGACGGTCGTTAAAGTGGTTGCGCAAATCCCGCTACCTCTTCAATTAATGATACTCGCCAATAGAGATCACGATAGGTACCGTGAAATAGCCGATAGACACAAAGTCTCCCTCATATACGAAGCATTCGCTGATCGCGCCTATACCAACGACGGAAAACTTGTTGCTCGCAGCCAAGCCAATGCAGTTTTAAATGAGTCGGCTGCAGTCGAGCAGGTCAAACATCTGCTCTCTCAGGGTCAAATCATTAGCGAATCGGGCAAAGCATTAACCTTCCCTGTCGAAAGCCTCTGTGTCCACGGCGATAATCCTGAAGCCCTAATTATGGTTGCCAGAATTCGCAAGGAGATATTGTGA
- a CDS encoding OsmC domain/YcaO domain-containing protein yields the protein MEIKVNFLENLRLEAKFDDFTVITDQPIRYKGDGSAPAPFDYFLASSALCAAYFVRVYCLARDIPTENIRLSQNNIVDPENRYNQIFKIQVELPEDISDKDREGILRAIDRCTVKKVVQQGPDFQIELVDSLDSDSQALLMEESALNSETFIEGKDLPLEQTIKNMTKILSDLGMKIEVASWRNIVPNVWSLHIRDAASPMCFTNGKGATKESALCSALGEFIERLSCNFFYNDQFFGPEIGNADFVHYPNERWFQPGPDDALPAEILDEYCLEIYNPDGELFGSNLFDTNSGNPERGICSIPFTRHSDGETVYFPSNLIENLFLSNGMSAGNTLEEAQVQCLSEIFERAVKRQILEEELALPDVPTEVLARYPSIVAGIQGLEEQGFPVLVKDASLGGQFPVACVTLMNPRTGGVFASFGAHPNFEVAIERSLTELLQGRSFEMLNDLQKPTFNSMAVTEPNNFVEHFIDSTGVVSWRFFSAKSDFQFVDWDFSGTNSEEAETLFGILAEMGKEVYTAAFDHLAPACRILVPGYSEVYPIEDLVWDNTNKSLQFREAILNLHDLDQDELVDLVEALEECEVDVYSDIITLIGVEFDENTPWGQLTILELKLLIYLALGEHEAALELVDAYLQFNDNTVERGLFYQALSAVLEVTLDDELNLDDFLPNFTRMFGKERMDAVVGSVEGTVRFYGLTPTNSNLEGLDKHLRLIESYKKLHAWRAKFK from the coding sequence ATGGAGATTAAGGTAAATTTTTTAGAGAACTTGCGCTTAGAGGCTAAGTTCGATGACTTTACGGTCATTACCGATCAACCCATCCGCTACAAGGGGGATGGTTCTGCACCTGCACCCTTTGACTACTTCCTCGCCTCATCCGCACTCTGTGCTGCCTACTTTGTTCGTGTCTACTGTTTAGCGCGTGATATACCGACTGAGAATATTCGCCTGTCGCAAAACAACATTGTTGATCCGGAGAATCGTTATAACCAGATCTTTAAGATCCAGGTTGAGCTTCCAGAGGATATTTCGGATAAAGATCGTGAAGGCATTCTGCGCGCAATTGATCGCTGTACCGTTAAGAAGGTCGTTCAGCAGGGGCCAGATTTTCAGATTGAGCTGGTCGATAGTCTAGATTCAGATTCGCAGGCTCTGTTGATGGAGGAGAGTGCGCTTAATAGTGAAACCTTTATTGAGGGTAAGGATCTTCCGCTCGAGCAGACAATCAAGAATATGACCAAGATTCTGTCGGATCTGGGTATGAAGATTGAGGTCGCCTCTTGGCGCAATATTGTGCCTAATGTCTGGTCGCTACACATACGTGATGCGGCATCGCCCATGTGTTTTACCAACGGCAAAGGCGCTACAAAAGAGAGTGCACTCTGTTCTGCACTAGGGGAATTTATCGAGCGCCTCTCGTGTAACTTCTTCTACAACGACCAGTTCTTTGGTCCAGAGATCGGTAACGCTGATTTCGTTCACTACCCAAATGAGCGCTGGTTCCAGCCAGGTCCTGATGATGCGCTACCTGCTGAGATCTTGGATGAGTACTGTTTAGAGATATATAACCCTGATGGTGAGCTGTTTGGCTCAAATCTGTTTGACACCAACTCAGGGAATCCAGAGCGAGGAATCTGCTCAATTCCGTTTACTCGTCACTCTGATGGTGAAACGGTCTACTTCCCATCGAATCTCATAGAGAACCTCTTCCTAAGTAACGGCATGAGTGCCGGTAATACGCTTGAAGAGGCTCAGGTGCAGTGTCTCTCTGAGATCTTTGAACGTGCTGTTAAACGCCAGATCCTAGAAGAGGAGTTGGCGCTACCGGATGTTCCGACTGAAGTGCTAGCGCGCTACCCATCGATAGTGGCGGGGATTCAAGGATTGGAAGAGCAGGGGTTCCCTGTTCTTGTTAAGGATGCATCGCTTGGTGGTCAATTCCCAGTTGCTTGCGTGACGTTGATGAACCCCAGAACAGGCGGTGTATTCGCCTCCTTTGGTGCCCACCCTAACTTTGAAGTGGCGATTGAGCGTAGCTTAACTGAGCTACTTCAGGGGCGTAGCTTCGAGATGTTGAATGACCTGCAAAAGCCTACATTCAACTCTATGGCGGTGACTGAGCCAAATAACTTTGTAGAGCACTTTATCGACTCTACCGGCGTTGTCTCTTGGCGTTTCTTCAGTGCTAAATCAGATTTCCAATTTGTTGATTGGGACTTCTCAGGTACCAACAGTGAAGAGGCTGAAACCCTGTTTGGTATCCTCGCTGAAATGGGTAAAGAGGTTTATACCGCGGCCTTTGATCATCTCGCTCCGGCTTGCCGTATTCTTGTGCCGGGCTACTCTGAGGTCTACCCAATTGAGGATCTAGTCTGGGATAACACCAATAAGTCGCTGCAGTTCCGTGAGGCGATTTTGAATCTGCACGACCTAGATCAGGATGAGTTGGTTGACCTAGTTGAAGCGCTTGAAGAGTGTGAGGTCGATGTTTACAGCGACATTATCACCCTGATAGGTGTCGAGTTTGATGAGAATACTCCTTGGGGTCAGCTGACCATTCTTGAACTAAAACTCCTGATTTACCTGGCGCTAGGTGAGCATGAGGCTGCTCTTGAACTCGTTGATGCGTATCTGCAGTTTAACGATAACACCGTTGAGCGCGGACTCTTCTATCAAGCACTCAGTGCAGTGTTGGAAGTGACCTTGGATGATGAGCTCAACCTAGATGATTTCCTACCTAACTTTACTCGTATGTTCGGCAAAGAGCGTATGGATGCGGTTGTCGGATCTGTTGAAGGGACTGTTCGTTTCTACGGTCTAACCCCAACCAATTCAAACCTCGAAGGCCTAGATAAGCATCTTCGCCTGATTGAGAGCTACAAAAAGCTGCATGCTTGGCGCGCGAAATTTAAATAA
- a CDS encoding rhodanese-like domain-containing protein, giving the protein MKSAMDLVMAAKAKIKEVGVAEAAAAISDAEVLIDVREPDEYRAGHLQGAINIPRGLLEFKMGGDPSLEKRDRKIVIYCKTSGRAALAAASLQEMGYINITSIAGGFDGWVAEGKPVTERAMPEFG; this is encoded by the coding sequence ATGAAAAGTGCTATGGATTTAGTGATGGCTGCTAAAGCTAAGATCAAAGAGGTTGGGGTTGCTGAGGCTGCTGCGGCGATCTCTGATGCTGAGGTCTTGATCGATGTGCGTGAACCTGATGAGTACCGTGCGGGGCATTTGCAGGGCGCTATTAATATTCCGCGTGGTCTATTGGAGTTCAAGATGGGCGGAGACCCTTCACTTGAGAAGCGTGACCGCAAAATTGTGATCTATTGCAAAACCAGTGGGCGTGCGGCGCTGGCTGCAGCCTCTCTGCAGGAGATGGGCTACATCAATATCACATCAATTGCTGGTGGCTTTGATGGTTGGGTTGCTGAGGGTAAACCAGTCACTGAGCGGGCTATGCCAGAGTTCGGTTAA
- the nhaD gene encoding sodium:proton antiporter NhaD, whose translation MLHGFLLSLALLALLSIVLEEVIHVNKAKSTLFLGTLSWILIFLFPEPGVTHEMLREQLDENLLEIAGLWLFLMAAMTFVAFLNHQGLIETLIYKLLPRRISERKLIYLVAIFSFAFSSLADNITATLVCIALVLSLRLDRRKTLRFAVLVVFAVNSGGVSLITGDVTTLMIFMAGKVHIQDLLFLSIPSLLSTMLLATLLSRPLNGVAEIIPTPRKDDRVGKIIAFVFLLTILSTIVLNVIAGIPPVLTFLFGLSMMFLLGRFMYHDDQRENLLDYVRRIEFDTLMFFLGILLLVGMMKEIGVLDSLVGIYQMMPVAAANLTMGVFSALVDNVPLTAALLKSGVQMSTGDWLSLTYSVGVGGSLLVIGSAAGIVAMSKVEILTFGTYARYVLFLTIAFISGFIGSYFVGHYLV comes from the coding sequence ATGCTGCACGGCTTTCTATTATCGCTTGCACTACTTGCCCTCCTCTCCATTGTGCTTGAAGAGGTAATCCACGTAAACAAAGCCAAATCGACTCTATTCTTAGGGACGCTATCGTGGATTCTTATCTTTCTCTTCCCAGAACCAGGTGTCACTCATGAGATGCTGCGCGAGCAGTTGGATGAGAACTTGCTTGAGATTGCAGGCCTTTGGCTCTTCTTGATGGCGGCAATGACCTTCGTTGCATTTCTAAACCATCAGGGTTTGATTGAAACCTTAATCTATAAACTACTGCCGAGACGCATATCCGAGCGCAAACTGATCTATCTGGTCGCGATCTTCTCATTCGCGTTCTCGTCACTTGCCGATAACATCACGGCAACGCTAGTCTGTATTGCGCTGGTATTGTCACTTCGTCTGGATAGACGTAAAACTCTTCGATTCGCTGTACTTGTGGTCTTTGCAGTGAACTCAGGCGGTGTCTCACTGATCACCGGTGACGTAACTACGCTCATGATATTTATGGCGGGTAAGGTGCATATTCAGGACCTACTGTTCCTATCGATCCCGTCGTTACTAAGCACAATGCTACTCGCGACCCTACTTTCTCGTCCTCTAAACGGTGTTGCGGAGATCATTCCGACACCACGCAAAGATGACCGTGTGGGTAAGATTATCGCTTTTGTATTCCTACTGACGATTCTTTCAACCATCGTTCTGAACGTGATTGCAGGTATCCCACCGGTACTGACTTTCCTATTCGGTCTTTCAATGATGTTCCTTCTGGGACGTTTCATGTACCACGATGACCAACGTGAGAACCTATTGGACTACGTACGTCGTATCGAGTTCGATACCCTAATGTTCTTCTTAGGTATCCTTCTGCTCGTCGGTATGATGAAAGAGATTGGGGTACTGGATTCGCTGGTCGGTATCTATCAGATGATGCCTGTCGCTGCTGCCAACCTAACCATGGGTGTTTTCTCTGCACTAGTCGATAACGTTCCGCTTACAGCTGCGCTATTGAAATCAGGCGTACAGATGTCCACGGGTGACTGGCTATCACTCACCTACTCCGTTGGTGTGGGTGGTTCGCTGTTGGTCATCGGTTCGGCTGCCGGCATTGTGGCTATGTCTAAAGTTGAGATTCTCACCTTCGGTACCTACGCTCGCTACGTGCTTTTCCTGACGATTGCTTTCATCTCGGGCTTCATCGGAAGTTACTTCGTCGGTCATTACTTAGTTTAA
- a CDS encoding GIY-YIG nuclease family protein, with protein MDKCSNWFVYLLRCADDSLYTGITTDTVRRVRQHNGELVGGARYTRPRRPVELVWQEQHADRSSASKRECAIKALSLKEKRRLIGSKD; from the coding sequence TTGGATAAGTGTTCGAATTGGTTTGTCTATCTATTGAGGTGTGCAGATGATTCGCTCTATACAGGAATCACGACAGACACTGTTCGCAGAGTAAGGCAGCACAATGGTGAGTTAGTCGGTGGTGCACGTTACACACGTCCAAGACGACCGGTTGAGTTGGTTTGGCAGGAGCAACATGCAGATCGTTCATCTGCTTCGAAACGAGAGTGTGCGATTAAAGCTTTGTCTCTTAAAGAGAAACGACGATTGATTGGCAGTAAAGACTGA